One region of Camelus bactrianus isolate YW-2024 breed Bactrian camel chromosome 22, ASM4877302v1, whole genome shotgun sequence genomic DNA includes:
- the LOC105062079 gene encoding olfactory receptor 1f45-like — protein MGGDNKTTVTGFLLLGLSGQSGQEELLFGLFLWMYLVTIVGNFLITLAITCDSHLHTPMYFFLANLSCVDICFSSVTIPKMLLNHLLGSKSISYVDCMAQIYFFITFINMDSFLLSVMAYDRYTAICRPLHYTTIMRPELCVLLVAASWLFTNLHALLHTLLVVQLTFCSSNAVHHFFCDPYAVLKLSCSNTFINDLMVFTVGGLIFLTPFTCIIISYAYIFSNVLKCPSVQGIRKALSTCGSHLTVVSLFYGAILGVYMHPSSSYSVQDSVATVLFTVVTPLVNPFIYSLRNRDMKGALRTLISDSRSRKFQR, from the coding sequence ATGGGCGGAGACAACAAGACTACAGTCACAGGATTCCTCCTCCTGGGACTCTCTGGCCAGTCAGGGCAGGAGGAGCTTCTCTTCGGGCTGTTCCTGTGGATGTACCTGGTCACCATCGTCGGAAACTTTCTCATCACCTTGGCCATCACCTGTGACAGTCACCTCCATACGCCCATGTATTTCTTCTTGGCCAACCTCTCCTGTGTCGACATCTGCTTTTCATCAGTCACGATCCCCAAGATGCTGCTGAATCACTTACTGGGAAGCAAGTCTATCTCCTACGTGGACTGCATGGCCCAGATCTACTTCTTCATCACTTTCATCAACATGGATAGCTTCCTCCTGAGtgtgatggcctatgaccgctacaCGGCCATCTGCCGCCCCCTCCACTACACCACGATCATGAGGCCTGAACTCTGTGTCCTGCTGGTGGCTGCATCTTGGCTCTTTACAAACCTGCACGCTCTCCTACACACTCTTCTCGTGGTCCAGCTCACGTTTTGTTCCAGCAATGCCGTGCATCACTTTTTCTGTGACCCCTATGCAGTTCTGAAGCTCTCTTGTTCTAATACCTTTATCAATGACCTGATGGTATTCACTGTGGGTGGGCTGATATTTCTGACACCATTTACATGTATCATCATTTCATATGCCTACATCTTCTCTAATGTATTAAAATGCCCATCTGTTCAGGGAATAAGGAAAGCCCTGTCCACGTGTGGGTCCCACCTCACCGTGGTCTCCCTCTTCTACGGGGCAATCCTGGGGGTCTATATGCACCCTTCGTCCTCCTACTCAGTACAAGACTCGGTGGCCACTGTCCTCTTCACAGTGGTCACTCCCCTGGTGAATCCCTTCATCTACAGCCTGAGAAATCGTGACATGAAGGGAGCTTTAAGGACACTAATCTCTGATTCCAGAAGTAGAAAATTTCAGAGATGA